A single genomic interval of Streptomyces graminofaciens harbors:
- the uidA gene encoding beta-glucuronidase codes for MLSPRPTPTRDVVGLDGLWRFALDTRVGAAPWTSRLATPLEAPVPASYNDLFVDAEIRDHVGVVWYQREVRVPRGWAGERVVLRFGSVTHAARVYADDRLVAEHTGGYTPFEADLTGIVRPGAEFRLTVGVDNRLTNETIPPGTVTTGHDGRERQSYLHDFYNYAGIARPVRLCSTPPTFVEDITVVTGREGAAGIVEYRVETAGAAADVTAVRVRAVDEAGRTVAEAHGPEGTFRIEDVILWQPGAGHMYDLVVELVADGGTGAGELVDSYTQPFGVRTVEVRGTEFLINGEPFYFTGFGKHEDTPVRGKGHDDAYLVHDFQLLRWIGANSFRTSHYPYAEEVLDFADRRGIVVIDETAAVGLNLGVMGGLTGQAPTPTFAPENFGGTTRDVHARHLRELIERDKNHPSVVMWCLANEPASNEDGAREYFGPLVELARKLDPTRPLTYSAVMFATSQNDLIGDLFDVLSINRYYGWYLFTGDLATAEQALERDLRGWAARFGKPVMMSEYGADTQPGLHSVWDTPWSEEYQSDYLAMYHRVFDRLPEFIGEHVWNFADFQTSAGIHRVDGNKKGVFTRDRRPKTAAFALRRRWHGLEGRKPGPAADD; via the coding sequence ATGCTTTCGCCCCGCCCCACCCCCACCCGTGACGTCGTCGGCCTCGACGGCCTCTGGCGGTTCGCCCTCGACACCCGCGTCGGCGCCGCCCCGTGGACGTCACGGCTGGCCACACCTCTCGAAGCCCCCGTCCCCGCCAGCTACAACGACCTGTTCGTGGACGCGGAGATCCGTGACCACGTCGGCGTCGTCTGGTACCAGCGCGAGGTGCGGGTGCCGCGCGGCTGGGCGGGGGAACGGGTGGTCCTGCGCTTCGGCTCCGTCACCCACGCCGCGCGGGTCTACGCGGACGACCGGCTGGTGGCCGAACACACCGGCGGCTACACGCCGTTCGAGGCCGACCTGACCGGAATCGTGCGGCCCGGCGCCGAGTTCCGGTTGACGGTCGGCGTCGACAACCGGCTCACCAACGAGACGATCCCGCCGGGGACCGTCACCACCGGCCACGACGGCCGTGAACGCCAGTCGTATCTGCACGACTTCTACAACTACGCGGGCATCGCGCGCCCGGTCCGCCTGTGCAGCACACCGCCGACCTTCGTGGAGGACATCACGGTCGTCACCGGCAGGGAGGGCGCCGCCGGCATCGTCGAGTACCGCGTGGAGACCGCCGGGGCGGCCGCCGACGTGACCGCCGTCCGGGTGCGCGCGGTCGACGAGGCGGGCCGGACCGTGGCGGAGGCGCACGGGCCCGAGGGCACGTTCCGTATCGAGGACGTCATCCTCTGGCAGCCCGGCGCCGGCCACATGTACGACCTCGTGGTGGAGCTGGTCGCCGACGGCGGGACCGGTGCGGGGGAACTCGTCGACAGCTACACCCAGCCTTTCGGTGTCCGTACCGTCGAAGTGCGGGGCACGGAGTTCCTCATCAACGGCGAACCGTTCTACTTCACCGGTTTCGGCAAGCACGAGGACACGCCCGTGCGGGGCAAGGGCCACGACGACGCCTACCTGGTCCACGACTTCCAGCTCCTTCGGTGGATCGGCGCCAACTCCTTCCGCACGTCGCACTACCCGTACGCGGAGGAGGTGCTGGACTTCGCCGACCGGCGCGGCATCGTCGTCATCGACGAGACCGCCGCCGTCGGCCTCAACCTGGGCGTCATGGGGGGCCTCACCGGCCAGGCGCCGACCCCGACCTTCGCCCCGGAGAACTTCGGCGGGACCACCCGCGACGTCCACGCCCGGCATCTGCGGGAGTTGATCGAGCGGGACAAGAACCATCCGAGCGTGGTGATGTGGTGCCTCGCCAACGAACCGGCCTCCAACGAGGACGGTGCGCGCGAGTACTTCGGGCCGCTGGTCGAGCTGGCCCGCAAGCTCGACCCGACCCGTCCCCTCACCTATTCCGCGGTCATGTTCGCGACCTCGCAGAACGACCTGATCGGTGATCTCTTCGACGTACTGAGCATCAACCGCTACTACGGCTGGTACCTCTTCACCGGCGACCTGGCGACCGCCGAGCAGGCCCTGGAACGGGACCTCCGCGGCTGGGCAGCGCGTTTCGGCAAGCCGGTCATGATGTCCGAGTACGGCGCCGACACCCAGCCCGGCCTGCACTCCGTCTGGGACACCCCGTGGAGCGAGGAGTACCAGAGCGACTACCTCGCCATGTACCACCGCGTCTTCGACCGCCTCCCCGAGTTCATCGGTGAACACGTCTGGAACTTCGCCGACTTCCAGACCTCGGCCGGCATCCACCGCGTCGACGGAAACAAGAAGGGCGTGTTCACCCGCGACCGCAGGCCGAAGACGGCCGCGTTCGCCCTCCGCCGACGCTGGCACGGCCTTGAGGGGCGCAAGCCGGGCCCCGCCGCAGACGACTGA
- a CDS encoding glycoside hydrolase family 1 protein: MTEPAPGFLWGASTAPHQIEGNNLNSDFWASEALMPGMERSGDACDSYHRYREDMRLLADAGLNAYRFGVEWARIEPVPGMVSRAELAHYRRMIDTAFELGLTPVVTLHHFTSPLWFAQEGGWLGDRAVERFRAYAGAVAPILDGVEWVVTMNEPNMLAIMIGMAQAMRSQQAAGEWQSPTVDHEGPRPPLPAPDVKIGERLVAAHHAVRDVLRERTGAKVGWTVANRAFAARPGAEEKKRELEYVWEDLYLEGARGDDFVGVQSYSSQWVGPDGIEPHPPHPDNTLVGTAYRPDALGIAVRHTAEVTGGMPILITENGIATRDDTRRIAYTGEALKHLEAAIADGADVRGYLHWSLLDNYEWGHWAPTFGLVEVDRETFERRPKPSLAWLGATARRGLSRPH; encoded by the coding sequence ATGACCGAACCCGCTCCGGGATTCCTCTGGGGGGCCTCCACCGCGCCGCACCAGATCGAGGGGAACAACCTCAACAGCGACTTCTGGGCGAGTGAGGCGCTCATGCCGGGCATGGAGCGCAGCGGTGACGCCTGCGACAGCTACCACCGGTACCGCGAGGACATGCGGCTCCTCGCGGACGCCGGGCTCAACGCCTACCGCTTCGGCGTCGAATGGGCCCGGATCGAGCCGGTCCCCGGGATGGTCTCGCGAGCCGAGCTCGCCCACTACCGGCGGATGATCGACACGGCCTTCGAGCTGGGCCTGACACCGGTCGTGACCCTGCACCACTTCACCAGCCCGCTCTGGTTCGCCCAGGAGGGCGGCTGGCTCGGCGACCGCGCCGTCGAGCGGTTCCGGGCGTACGCCGGCGCGGTCGCCCCGATCCTCGACGGCGTCGAGTGGGTCGTCACCATGAACGAGCCGAACATGCTGGCCATCATGATCGGCATGGCTCAGGCCATGCGGAGCCAGCAGGCGGCCGGCGAGTGGCAGAGCCCCACCGTCGACCACGAGGGCCCACGACCGCCGCTGCCGGCCCCCGACGTGAAGATCGGCGAACGGCTGGTCGCGGCGCACCACGCCGTCCGGGACGTCCTGCGCGAGCGCACCGGCGCCAAGGTCGGCTGGACGGTCGCCAACCGCGCCTTCGCCGCCCGCCCGGGGGCCGAGGAGAAGAAGCGGGAGCTGGAGTACGTCTGGGAGGACCTCTACCTGGAGGGGGCGCGCGGAGACGACTTCGTCGGCGTGCAGTCGTACTCCAGCCAGTGGGTCGGCCCGGACGGCATCGAGCCCCACCCGCCGCACCCGGACAACACGCTCGTCGGAACGGCCTACCGGCCCGACGCGCTGGGCATCGCCGTGCGGCACACCGCCGAGGTCACCGGCGGAATGCCGATCCTGATCACGGAGAACGGCATCGCCACCCGCGACGACACGCGCCGGATCGCCTACACCGGCGAGGCCCTCAAGCACCTCGAAGCGGCGATCGCCGACGGCGCTGACGTCCGCGGCTACCTGCACTGGAGCCTTCTGGACAACTACGAGTGGGGCCACTGGGCGCCGACGTTCGGGCTGGTCGAGGTCGACCGCGAGACCTTCGAGCGCCGCCCCAAGCCCAGTCTCGCCTGGCTGGGCGCGACCGCCCGCCGCGGCCTCAGCCGACCGCACTGA
- a CDS encoding ThiF family adenylyltransferase, with the protein MDTDTHRADIDAVAAGAEAVSRNADIISEREQAALRAATVLVAGCGGGGGVVEPLTRLGVLRFRLADPDRFDVSNLNRQACVQADVGRSKPEAIADRVRALNPAADVTVYPQGLTLENLDEALDGAHIVFDGIDPTMSAWVKYQLHERAARRGIPVLAGMDFGGKPTLYVFDYRRNPVPFYGRASAEAHRENRLWESMRWTGRTHVPSDFLPVQADRFANGGTWPQIGYCVLGLATLTTRTVVDLLMNRRTRHVVTMDVHAAVMSRPAALVHRARMPVELVRTRRAIRAAARRGPRPEAAAPQPLRPLPERLATVLGGARLAPSAYNAQPWRFELLDDRTVRLAPDPYRWPAADRDPLGWAESVGCALGSMTYLARGEWEARPADQGGTHESVGRFHCDRLRDDVLLRQGALGLRATHREDLLRTPLDQATAKRIELLCAERNLTLDVVSGPTALARLARTELDSAMAADPARDARLRAWLRERARSENGRRSFGDPGDLLDRSGATGALARALTSEAVPRALARPLGSAAASGRARRLRNCGAVLVLRGPRRTVADRVEAGATLMHIWLTLTEAGYAAQPLRGEFGRTVAGLGPDGDNEILAVLRTGRATTTPRHRVTRCPVEASVRWAE; encoded by the coding sequence ATGGACACTGACACCCACCGGGCGGACATCGACGCGGTGGCGGCCGGGGCCGAGGCCGTGAGCCGCAACGCCGACATCATCAGCGAACGGGAGCAGGCGGCGTTACGCGCCGCGACCGTGCTGGTCGCGGGGTGCGGCGGCGGTGGCGGGGTGGTCGAGCCACTGACCCGGCTCGGCGTGCTGCGCTTCCGGCTCGCCGACCCCGACCGCTTCGACGTCTCGAACCTGAACCGGCAGGCCTGCGTACAGGCCGACGTGGGCCGCTCCAAGCCCGAGGCGATCGCCGACCGCGTGCGCGCCCTCAACCCCGCGGCCGACGTGACCGTCTACCCCCAGGGGCTGACCCTGGAGAACCTCGACGAGGCGCTCGACGGCGCCCACATCGTCTTCGACGGAATCGATCCGACGATGTCGGCCTGGGTCAAGTACCAGCTGCACGAGCGGGCGGCCCGGCGCGGCATCCCTGTCCTGGCGGGCATGGACTTCGGCGGGAAGCCGACCCTGTACGTCTTCGACTACCGGCGCAATCCGGTGCCGTTCTACGGCAGGGCGAGCGCCGAGGCACACCGTGAGAACCGCCTCTGGGAATCGATGCGGTGGACCGGTAGGACCCATGTCCCCAGCGACTTCCTGCCCGTCCAGGCCGACCGGTTCGCCAATGGAGGCACCTGGCCGCAGATCGGCTACTGCGTCCTCGGCCTCGCCACACTGACCACCAGGACGGTCGTGGACCTGCTGATGAACCGCAGAACGCGGCACGTCGTCACCATGGACGTGCACGCCGCGGTCATGTCCCGCCCGGCCGCCCTGGTGCACCGGGCGCGGATGCCGGTGGAGCTCGTCAGAACCCGTCGGGCGATACGCGCCGCAGCCCGGCGCGGTCCGCGCCCGGAGGCGGCCGCGCCGCAGCCCCTGCGCCCGCTGCCCGAGCGGCTCGCCACGGTGCTGGGCGGCGCCCGGCTCGCCCCTTCCGCGTACAACGCACAGCCTTGGCGGTTCGAGCTCCTCGACGACCGCACGGTCCGGCTGGCACCCGACCCGTACCGCTGGCCCGCCGCCGACCGGGACCCGCTGGGCTGGGCGGAGAGTGTCGGCTGCGCGCTGGGTTCCATGACCTACCTGGCGCGCGGCGAGTGGGAAGCCCGGCCGGCCGACCAGGGCGGGACGCACGAATCCGTCGGCCGGTTCCACTGCGACCGCCTCCGCGACGACGTCCTCCTCCGGCAGGGAGCGCTCGGCCTGCGCGCCACCCACCGGGAGGACCTGCTGCGCACCCCTCTCGACCAGGCCACGGCGAAGCGGATCGAGCTGCTGTGCGCCGAGCGGAACCTCACCCTCGACGTGGTCAGCGGGCCCACCGCCCTCGCCCGGCTCGCACGGACGGAGCTCGACTCGGCCATGGCCGCCGATCCGGCGCGGGACGCCCGACTCCGGGCCTGGCTGCGCGAACGCGCCCGGAGCGAGAACGGCCGCCGTTCCTTCGGGGACCCGGGCGACCTGCTCGACCGCTCGGGTGCGACCGGGGCTCTCGCCCGTGCCCTGACGAGTGAGGCGGTACCGCGCGCGCTGGCCCGTCCGCTGGGCTCGGCGGCGGCGAGCGGACGGGCGCGGAGGCTGCGCAACTGCGGAGCCGTGCTGGTCCTGCGCGGTCCGCGCCGGACCGTCGCCGACCGCGTGGAAGCGGGAGCCACGCTGATGCACATCTGGCTCACCCTGACCGAGGCCGGATACGCGGCCCAGCCGCTGCGGGGCGAGTTCGGCCGCACGGTGGCCGGACTCGGCCCCGACGGGGACAACGAGATTCTGGCGGTCCTGCGCACCGGACGGGCCACGACCACACCGCGCCACCGGGTCACGCGCTGCCCGGTCGAGGCCTCCGTGCGGTGGGCCGAATAG
- a CDS encoding MFS transporter yields MPHNDRDIGVAGHTADEASGTEIEAPPPQRVGTAYITWMMIANFGASLALMVPLSYSLAVRISELAPGREELLGYVTGSAQFVYLVLSPLIGFWSDRTRSLLGRRTPFMIVGAVLGVVALFGIAAAPSVSLVGLSWVVGMLGWSTASQAIQNIQADRVPEEQRGRISAWTSVTSQIAPVIGIGIAYAVASSTLLVFLVPGLLGAAMLVAFPLVKPEGDSRSLVRTGDVTLKSLVESYGFNPRKYPDFGWNWLGRFVFFMGLYFNTTFGTFFYAQRLDVPVKEVAGVVATIGIIGVLAAAGGAIGGGFLSDKLGRRKLFTLIGSAIFVAGAVTEAFAHSLPQLVVGAVLMQLAIAVFSAVDQAIVFAVLPDRAQAGRYLAVVAFAQKIPSALAPLIAPLVITIGVTDGGDKNYTPLYLIGAVLALVGGLIIKLKVKSVR; encoded by the coding sequence ATGCCTCACAACGATCGCGACATCGGCGTGGCCGGACATACGGCGGACGAGGCCTCGGGCACCGAGATCGAGGCCCCGCCTCCGCAGAGGGTCGGCACGGCCTACATCACCTGGATGATGATCGCCAACTTCGGGGCATCGCTGGCCCTGATGGTGCCGCTCTCCTACTCGTTGGCGGTACGGATCTCCGAACTCGCCCCCGGACGCGAGGAGTTGCTCGGATACGTCACGGGGTCCGCCCAGTTCGTCTACCTGGTCCTCAGTCCCCTGATCGGTTTCTGGAGCGACCGGACGCGGTCCCTCTTGGGCCGCAGGACCCCGTTCATGATCGTCGGGGCGGTCCTCGGTGTCGTCGCGCTCTTCGGTATCGCCGCCGCGCCCAGCGTGTCGCTGGTGGGCCTGTCGTGGGTCGTCGGCATGCTCGGCTGGTCCACGGCCAGCCAGGCCATCCAGAACATCCAGGCCGACCGGGTCCCCGAGGAGCAGCGCGGCCGTATCTCGGCCTGGACCAGTGTCACGAGCCAGATCGCACCGGTGATCGGTATCGGCATCGCGTACGCGGTGGCCTCCAGCACCCTCCTGGTGTTCCTCGTCCCGGGCCTCCTCGGAGCCGCCATGCTGGTGGCGTTCCCCCTCGTCAAGCCGGAAGGGGACTCCCGTTCCCTCGTCCGCACCGGCGATGTGACCCTCAAAAGTCTCGTCGAGAGCTACGGCTTCAACCCGCGCAAGTACCCCGACTTCGGCTGGAACTGGCTCGGCCGCTTCGTCTTCTTCATGGGCCTGTACTTCAACACCACCTTCGGCACGTTCTTCTACGCCCAGCGGCTCGACGTGCCCGTCAAGGAGGTCGCCGGTGTCGTGGCGACGATCGGGATCATCGGGGTGCTGGCGGCGGCCGGCGGCGCCATCGGGGGCGGCTTCCTCTCCGACAAGCTCGGCAGACGCAAACTGTTCACCCTGATCGGCTCGGCGATCTTCGTCGCCGGTGCCGTCACGGAGGCGTTCGCCCACTCGCTGCCCCAGCTCGTCGTCGGCGCGGTGCTGATGCAGCTCGCCATCGCGGTGTTCAGCGCCGTCGACCAGGCGATCGTGTTCGCCGTCCTCCCGGACCGGGCCCAGGCCGGCCGCTATCTCGCCGTCGTCGCGTTCGCGCAGAAGATCCCCAGCGCCCTCGCCCCGCTGATCGCCCCACTCGTCATCACCATCGGCGTCACGGACGGCGGCGACAAGAACTACACCCCGCTCTATCTGATCGGCGCGGTCCTCGCCCTGGTCGGCGGTCTGATCATCAAGCTCAAGGTCAAGTCGGTCCGGTAG
- a CDS encoding acyl carrier protein, which translates to MSIEATIKRILVDDLFVSVPQAEIGLDDGLRDVLGLDSLGFTELRAQCEYAFGITISDEDFVPENFSSVRDLTRLVTRLGESVPDGAGSR; encoded by the coding sequence GTGAGCATTGAGGCAACCATCAAGAGAATCCTGGTCGACGACCTGTTCGTGAGCGTTCCGCAGGCCGAGATCGGCCTCGACGACGGCCTTCGGGACGTCCTCGGCCTCGACTCGCTCGGATTCACCGAACTCCGCGCCCAATGTGAATATGCCTTCGGCATAACGATCTCGGACGAGGACTTCGTGCCGGAGAACTTCTCCTCGGTGCGGGACCTGACACGGCTGGTGACACGCCTCGGCGAGTCGGTCCCGGACGGAGCCGGCAGCCGATGA
- a CDS encoding TetR/AcrR family transcriptional regulator, which yields MGEAKARGPYAKTPARRAEIVRAARDSFAERGYVKASLRDIAERAGITHAGLLHHFRNKDELLAEVLAERDSEEWQQGLAQVDSLDQLSPYLGELIRHHQKAPELMRLWIELAAAASRSDHPAHTYFADRYERGRAQFAEGFHDEAARGRLREGVSPESAAVLFHAVLNGLQLQWVLDQELDIVGPVKDFVRLLLERGDS from the coding sequence ATGGGAGAGGCCAAAGCGCGAGGGCCGTACGCCAAGACGCCGGCCCGCCGCGCGGAGATCGTACGGGCGGCACGCGACAGCTTCGCCGAGCGGGGCTACGTCAAAGCCTCTCTGCGGGACATCGCGGAGCGGGCCGGTATCACCCACGCCGGTCTCCTCCACCACTTCCGGAACAAGGACGAGCTCCTCGCCGAAGTGCTCGCCGAGCGGGACTCCGAGGAGTGGCAGCAGGGCCTGGCCCAGGTCGACAGCCTTGACCAGCTCTCGCCCTACCTCGGCGAGCTCATTCGCCACCATCAGAAGGCGCCCGAGCTGATGCGCCTGTGGATCGAGCTCGCCGCCGCGGCCTCACGCTCGGACCACCCCGCCCACACGTACTTCGCCGATCGATACGAGCGCGGGCGCGCGCAGTTCGCCGAGGGATTCCACGACGAGGCGGCCCGCGGCCGACTGCGCGAGGGCGTCAGCCCCGAGAGCGCCGCGGTTCTCTTCCACGCCGTGCTCAACGGCCTCCAGCTGCAGTGGGTGCTCGACCAGGAACTCGACATCGTCGGACCGGTCAAGGACTTCGTGCGACTGCTTCTCGAACGGGGCGACAGCTGA
- a CDS encoding DUF5995 family protein — protein MAAESIDDVVDGLAEIVREAGRAGDRVGYFAALYRQVTVEVRTAIHGGLFDDGARMDRFDTHFGNRYFDAYDAWRRDRSGPRCWREAFGLLDDADTVIVQHLLLGVNAHINLDLAVAAARTSPGEAIHALRRDFLLINDILARVVLVVQDSVGALSLLLSLLDRVGARTDERILDFSVRQSREEAWYNAVLLAGQNEEEREATIERLEVRAAVLARLIARPSGLVRPALQLIRSTESDDVPAVITHLDNAMERPSALQQTG, from the coding sequence ATGGCGGCAGAGAGCATCGACGATGTCGTGGACGGGCTTGCCGAAATCGTGCGGGAGGCCGGCCGCGCCGGTGACCGGGTCGGGTACTTCGCGGCGCTGTACCGACAGGTGACCGTCGAGGTCCGCACGGCCATTCACGGTGGGCTGTTCGACGACGGCGCCCGAATGGACCGTTTCGACACGCACTTCGGCAACCGCTACTTCGACGCGTACGACGCCTGGCGTCGTGACCGGAGCGGGCCGCGTTGTTGGCGCGAGGCGTTCGGGCTGCTGGACGACGCCGACACCGTCATCGTCCAGCACCTGCTGCTCGGCGTGAACGCGCACATCAACCTCGACCTGGCCGTCGCCGCCGCGCGGACCAGCCCGGGCGAGGCCATACACGCGCTACGGCGCGACTTTCTGCTGATCAACGACATCCTTGCGCGGGTGGTGCTGGTGGTGCAGGACTCGGTCGGCGCCCTCTCGCTGCTCCTGTCACTGCTGGATCGGGTCGGAGCCCGCACCGACGAGCGCATCCTCGACTTCAGTGTGCGTCAGTCCCGTGAGGAGGCTTGGTACAACGCCGTCCTGCTTGCCGGCCAGAACGAAGAGGAGCGCGAGGCCACCATCGAGCGGCTCGAGGTCCGGGCCGCCGTGCTCGCACGGTTGATAGCGCGGCCGAGCGGCCTCGTCCGACCGGCCCTGCAGCTGATCCGGAGCACCGAGAGTGATGACGTGCCGGCCGTCATCACTCATCTGGACAACGCCATGGAGCGACCCTCCGCCCTGCAGCAGACGGGCTGA
- a CDS encoding LuxR C-terminal-related transcriptional regulator: MSTLPKVTPLDLDPEPPTEKPRDLPTPEIPSAVAATLGIVHLDTELRVVEANDAFCEQFRLIPAEVRGVPLSRFFHPTAGASLQEHFSQLVAGRHGDFSVPMTLVDGNLRDRDCLVTGIALNSLLHIYCTECAAVALIVPDTVHSPPLTLAAAPAALAEVPGRVLEGVAAGLSTQQLASRLGLSSHGVEYHISAMLKKLKAPNRSALVARAYALDILVPHCWPPRVKPQYMARFQVGTSAYATAAPAPADRARVPAPRRSDDLTEARRPAPALPDDGDSHPEQERA, encoded by the coding sequence TTGTCCACCCTGCCCAAGGTCACGCCCCTGGACCTGGACCCAGAGCCCCCCACGGAGAAACCCCGGGATCTGCCGACACCCGAGATCCCCTCGGCCGTCGCCGCGACACTGGGCATCGTCCATCTCGACACCGAACTCCGGGTCGTGGAGGCCAACGACGCGTTCTGCGAGCAGTTCCGGCTCATACCCGCCGAGGTGCGGGGAGTGCCCCTGTCGCGATTCTTCCACCCGACGGCCGGGGCGAGCCTCCAGGAACACTTCTCCCAGCTCGTCGCGGGGCGGCACGGTGACTTCAGCGTCCCCATGACACTCGTGGACGGGAACCTCAGGGACAGGGACTGCCTGGTCACGGGCATCGCGCTCAACAGCCTCCTGCACATCTACTGCACCGAGTGCGCCGCGGTCGCGCTCATCGTCCCGGACACCGTCCACAGCCCCCCGCTCACGCTGGCCGCGGCGCCCGCGGCGCTCGCCGAGGTGCCCGGCCGTGTTCTGGAAGGCGTGGCCGCCGGGCTCTCCACCCAGCAGCTGGCCTCACGGCTCGGCCTCAGCAGCCACGGCGTCGAGTACCACATCAGCGCGATGCTGAAGAAGCTGAAGGCACCCAACCGCTCCGCGCTCGTCGCCCGCGCCTACGCGCTGGACATCCTCGTCCCGCACTGCTGGCCGCCCCGGGTCAAGCCCCAGTACATGGCACGGTTCCAGGTCGGCACGTCCGCCTACGCGACAGCGGCCCCCGCACCGGCGGACCGCGCCCGGGTGCCGGCTCCCCGCCGGTCCGACGACCTCACCGAGGCGCGACGGCCCGCACCGGCGCTCCCCGACGACGGCGACAGCCACCCGGAACAGGAACGCGCATGA
- a CDS encoding SDR family NAD(P)-dependent oxidoreductase → MQIPVPDVSSRSLAELVSLAGRRAVVTGAGRGLGRAIAERLAEAGADVLVADIEDDLATAAAEDLDSRGKGRALAAHLDVTDVGSVVAAADLAVREFGGVDIWVNNAGIFPGVPALEMSAEAWDEVFAVNARGVFLGSREAARRMSGGRRGGVIVNVVSTAGFRGTAPGLAAYVGSKHAARGITRQLALEFAPFGIRVLGVAPTFVPTEGNMAAAAAAGIPLDAESLMSVMQPGPLGRLGVPDDIARVVLFCASDLSAFMTGSTLLADAGETI, encoded by the coding sequence GTGCAGATCCCCGTACCCGACGTCTCGTCCCGGTCCCTGGCCGAGCTGGTCTCGTTGGCCGGGCGGCGCGCCGTCGTGACCGGCGCGGGCCGGGGTCTCGGCCGGGCCATCGCCGAGCGCCTGGCCGAAGCGGGCGCGGACGTGCTCGTCGCGGACATCGAGGACGACCTCGCCACCGCCGCCGCCGAAGACCTCGACTCCCGCGGCAAGGGCCGCGCGCTGGCCGCGCACCTGGACGTCACCGACGTCGGCAGCGTCGTGGCGGCCGCCGATCTCGCCGTTCGGGAGTTCGGCGGGGTCGACATCTGGGTCAACAACGCCGGGATCTTTCCCGGCGTTCCCGCGCTGGAGATGTCCGCCGAAGCCTGGGACGAGGTGTTCGCCGTAAACGCGCGCGGTGTCTTCCTCGGCTCCCGGGAGGCGGCCCGCCGGATGAGTGGGGGCAGGCGCGGGGGCGTCATCGTCAACGTGGTCTCCACGGCCGGTTTCCGGGGGACGGCCCCCGGGCTCGCCGCATACGTCGGGTCCAAGCACGCGGCGCGTGGCATCACCCGCCAACTCGCTCTCGAATTCGCGCCGTTCGGGATCCGGGTGCTGGGTGTCGCGCCGACGTTCGTACCGACCGAGGGGAACATGGCGGCTGCCGCCGCTGCCGGGATCCCGCTTGACGCCGAGTCCCTGATGTCCGTGATGCAGCCGGGCCCGCTCGGCCGGCTCGGTGTGCCCGACGACATCGCCCGCGTGGTGTTGTTCTGCGCGAGCGACCTCTCGGCCTTCATGACAGGCAGCACGCTTCTCGCCGACGCCGGTGAAACGATCTGA
- a CDS encoding SDR family NAD(P)-dependent oxidoreductase — translation MDTPPPPLTAHSTVDAWLTHPKGAPFVQALLDRAGVPQDMLSPVRTLALQQLVVVSQGQLPQAVVDDMVLRVNDGVMPAEDSYPGGWTERVTAGRFDGRTVIVTGAASGIGRATASRVAREGGRVIAVDVSAERLTAFATSFPEGAIATVVGDITRQGDIDRIVAAADGRIDALANVAGVNDDFSPVHETSDEIWDRVIGINLTGGFKLSRAVLPLMIAAGAGSIVNVASEAALRGNSSGTAYTVSKHGVVGLTRSAAFMYGPHGIRVNTVAPGGVATGIPMPTHVSQTGSARLAPFQRAIPSLATAEQLAASITFLLSDDGININGAVLPSDGGWSVQ, via the coding sequence ATGGACACTCCCCCTCCCCCGCTCACCGCGCACAGCACCGTCGACGCATGGCTCACCCACCCGAAAGGCGCGCCGTTCGTCCAGGCGCTGCTGGATCGGGCCGGGGTACCGCAGGACATGCTCTCCCCCGTCCGCACGCTCGCCCTCCAGCAACTCGTCGTCGTCAGCCAGGGGCAGCTGCCGCAGGCTGTCGTCGACGACATGGTGCTGCGGGTCAACGACGGGGTCATGCCCGCCGAGGACAGCTATCCGGGCGGGTGGACCGAGCGGGTCACGGCCGGGCGGTTCGACGGCAGGACCGTCATCGTCACCGGCGCGGCCTCCGGCATCGGCCGGGCGACCGCCTCGCGTGTCGCGCGGGAAGGCGGCCGTGTGATCGCCGTGGACGTGTCGGCCGAACGCCTGACGGCCTTCGCCACCTCGTTCCCCGAGGGCGCGATCGCCACCGTCGTCGGTGACATCACACGGCAGGGCGACATCGACCGGATCGTCGCGGCGGCCGACGGCCGCATCGACGCCCTCGCGAACGTGGCCGGGGTGAACGACGACTTCTCGCCGGTCCACGAGACCTCCGACGAGATCTGGGATCGCGTCATCGGCATCAATCTCACCGGCGGCTTCAAACTGTCCCGCGCGGTTCTGCCGCTCATGATCGCCGCGGGTGCCGGCTCGATCGTCAACGTCGCCTCGGAGGCGGCGCTGCGCGGCAACTCCTCGGGCACCGCGTACACCGTCTCCAAGCACGGTGTCGTCGGCCTGACCCGGTCCGCCGCCTTCATGTACGGCCCGCACGGCATCCGGGTCAACACGGTCGCACCCGGAGGCGTGGCGACCGGCATCCCGATGCCTACGCACGTGTCGCAGACGGGTTCCGCCCGGCTCGCCCCCTTCCAGCGGGCGATTCCCAGCCTGGCCACCGCCGAACAGCTGGCGGCCTCCATCACCTTTCTGCTCAGCGACGACGGCATCAACATCAACGGCGCCGTCCTCCCGTCCGACGGCGGCTGGTCGGTCCAGTAA